The genomic window GGCCACTAAACCCACCACCACGCCCACCAAACCCACCACCAGAATCCCAACGGGTACCACCACCGCCAGAGTCAAACCGGTTAACCATACCTCTTCGATCCTGGCTATAACCGggaccaccaccaccaccaccacgcATTGCAATATCTCTTACTTGAGGCGGTACTTGCTGGTTCGCTCCTTCCAGGACTTTGATCAAATCAGGTGCGTATTTCCAATCTTGCTCTGTAAAGAAAGTGAATGCAACTCCAGTTGCACCAGCTCGACCGGTTCTCCCAATACGGTGGACATAGTCTTCAACTCCAGTTGGAAAATCGTAGTTGATCACAACTCTGAAGTAGTATAAACACGAACAAAGGTAAGTAATCTTGATAACAAACAAGCAAAGAGATATATACCAGGAATTATTACAACAAACCGTATGTCTTTTATGTCGAGTCCCCGGGCAGCAACGTCAGTAGCTATCAGTACACAAGACTTCCCGCTTCGGAACTGGTTAAGCACCCAATCTCTCTCACCTTGAGTCTTGTCTCCATGGATCACAACAGCGCCAAAATGACGTCCGACACTACGTGCAAGATGGTCACAAAGCCTCTTCGTGGagcaaaatattataacttttgaACCTCGTTCTTGTGACCTAAGGATTTGCTCCAAacgtctctctttctccatttgTGGGACTACTTCAACATACTGCGTTATAAGGATGGGTTTGCTTCAGTAACCTCATCACCAAGTTATGTGTAAGTATTGCTTTACAGTGATATAAAATGGTTTAGATGATCATCACCTGCGTTATTGCTTTGTTAGCAGCCAACTCATCTACCCTGCCTATGTTAACTTGGACAGGGTTCACAAGAAGATCGCTTGCAATTTTTCTTACTTCTTTTGGCCAAGTGGCTGTGTACATAAGAGTCTGTCTCCGAGGAGGTATTTCATTCACAATCTTACGGATTTGGGGTTCAAAACCCATGTCAAGCATTCGGTCTGCCTCGTCAAGCACAAGAAGGGAAACCTGCTGGAAAtcaatcatcttcatctccagTATATCATTTAGACGCCCAGGAGTTGCCACCACAATATCAGCTCCTCGTTCCAACTCTTTCAATTGAGGACCCTTTGGAGCTCCACCATACAAACACTGATGACCAGAACATAGATTcgtaaacaaaaacacagtATGGCTCTATCAGCCTAGCGATAACTGTCAACGAGACTCAAATTAAACTTACAGTGCATGATATCCTGGAAGACCGTCCAAACCTTAGTGCTTCGTCTTGTATTTGTGTGGCTAGCTCCCGAGTAGGAGCTAGGATCAAAACTGTGGGGCCATTGCGGGAGTCGTTACGACAGTGCCTTAGAAGAATGAAGGCAGGGATCAAGTATCCCAATGTTTTACCAGAACCAGTTTTTGCAATTGCAACTATATCCCTGCTTTGCAGAGCAATTGGCCATGTTTGGGCCTGGATCGGTGTTGGCGATGGAAATCCAGCAGAAAGCAactgaaaaacaaagacaaaaacattagCACACCATATATGTGAAGAACCTACGCCACTGATAAAGTTCATTATAAAACTGACCTCTCTAAGGATTTCAGGTGGGAGACCACTAGATTCAAATGTGATGTATGGTGCTGGAATGTTCTCGCCCTGCGCAACAAACGATTAATTATTAAAGGCCGTAAACAGATTAGAATACATGAGAAAGTGCAAGGTTTAACACTATTCTAAAATGCTATTACTTATTCCAGTTGAAGTTCGTCCAATCCCACATTCTCAGTAGAGTTTTATGGACAAACATTCACTGAAACAACAATTGCAAAATATTACAGCACATTATAGctttaaaacattaaactGACAAGTTAAGCAAAGGAATTCAAGAAATATGAACTTACAGTTGTTGTGACTTCATGTTGTTTTCGGTATATTTCAACGGGAGAGAGATGGGGAACATCAGGAGATGTGACAAAATGAGGCCGCACCAAGGATTTATTTGGAAAAGCTGGACCAGCGTGTCCATATGTTCCATGCCCTGTTTGCCCCATGGCGGGATCAGCATTTGTTGGTGGACCACCACTTATCCTTATATCCTGCATAGCATTTTATTAAATACTTATTTTTCGTAAGAAATAACAGTGAGGCAGAAATATTTAACAAGACAGATAGGAGAAGAGATCATCTGCAGCTAACCTTAGGCATTGCTGCAGGATGAAGTGGTTGGGCACCCCTAACCGGCACTTCCATTCTCATGTTAACGTACGAGTCATTACCAGGCCTAGATTGTAGATTATTCTCATAAGTATTATTTGATTGGAAAGGGGAAACGTGAGACTTCTGGTGCAACATTGTCTGGTCCATTTGATTTGGCGCCCTAGGTCCAAGTTGCTGGTGAATTAGGTTCGCCCCTGGCTGTTGAAACTGTGTGACTGCAGCATTTGCTTGAGGTCCATTGCATTTCTGAGCCATAGCCAAGTTTGCATTCGTCTTTTGTGATGCTGCATTGGCTTCAAAGTGGGTATTTTGAGATGGTGAACGTTCAGAATTTGGTAAATGGGGTTGAGAAAACCCAGTTTTCTTACCCCCATGGAACTCATCCCCCTCCCTCTTCGGAGCCAATGAGTTGTACTCTTGCTGGCTCGGAAACTGCTGACCATGGGGACCACCCTGAGGTGTCTGATGTGAATTTTGAAGTCCTTGCGTTTGCATGTGAGGCCGAAAACCCATGTAATGTTGTTGTGAATGAGCATACTGATGGCTCAGCTGCTGAGGCATTTGTGAATGCTGATTCTGCATCccttgctgctgctgctgcgtCGTTGGCTGATAAGTCTGTACAGAAGGATGCCCATGTGGGTGCGGCACCATCGATTGGCTCTGTTGTTGGGGAAACTGTTGACCTGATTGTTGAGGCATTTGCTGGGCCGGATGCTGCTGCATCATTTGGGGTCTTACATGTTGGGATGGAAATTGCTGTGGCTGTTGTTGGAAACCATGCTGCTGAGACACATGACCAACTGGTTTTGCTTGTTCATGCTGAGCTTGGTGACCTTGTCCTGAAGAGGGTACAGGAATCTGAGCTAGCTTCGGTGTTGTGGCAGAGTGGGGAGGAGGCGCAGAAGGTCTTTCATACTGAGTGACATTGGTTTCAGGATTCCAGTAATAGAGAATTCCTGTGCTTCCATCAATAAGTCCCTTCCATGGTTGGGGAAGAGTTGGGTCCTCTGGAGCATATCTTGGACCAGCAGAAGCTGGAGTATCTTCTGTTGTGGCCATAGGAAAAGGCTCtgcaagaagagaaaactctCTCATGTTACCATACAAAAACTTTGACATACAGGTATCATCTTCCAGAGACCTGATTCTACATAATTCGACCTAAGCTTTCACAATATCAAAGAATTAATGCCACATGATTCATCAACGATATAATCAAGCTAAGCTCACGCGTACAGTTCCACGAGACCATAACACAACCATGCCGAGAAATCCAACAAATACAATCTCAATCACAAATTAGAGTAACTATACAGAAATCAAACGAATAAGGGAACTGAGCCATGGATTTAAGGTGAAGAAATCCGAAGATGGTTTTGCAGAAGTCATAGTTGAGCATCATAACACAAAAGGATGCAacgatttagggtttgagctacaagagacaaagaaaagacTTACATCGACGAAGAAACAGTACCGGAGTCACCTATGCGAACCAGAATTGATTAAAAACACGGGTGCGAACCAGAGAGGATCAAGAACGTCGATGGGAACTAGAGAACAGGGTCTGGGTTCGgcttttggaagaagaagtgaggCTGGGGGTTCACGAAAGACAAGGAGGAAActctgacaaaaaaaaaaaaaaaaaaaaaaaagagaaaccaCGCGACGTCGTTATGTATAAATCCAGAAACGATGACGTTTGGCTGTTATAAAATCGTCAACGTCACAAACGCCGTCGtgttgatctcttatttgttCTTCAGAAATCTTGGAAAAAATTGAACCAGTGAAGAATATTTAAAGTAACCGATCCAAATCCAGGACCTTCTTGTAGCTGTTTTATCGAATATAAACCAATAATGTTTTGCTGACTTTCGGATACAAGGTGGTTTTGGATcgaatcaaaacaaatcataggAGATTAACTCACTTGGAAAAAGCTCCATATCTGAGTCTAAAATCAAGAAAGCGTAATACGAGAAAATAATGTCTGTAGTCTGTACATTAGAAGAAACTGGAAAAGCATAAATAATTGAGTATTGTAGATATCCCTCATCTACCATAAATACATGTCAAAGCTTTCTTTACTTTGCCTGACATAGAGATGTTCTCAGGGTAAAGGCTCTTGCGAATCTCCAAGGCGAGACAAGTGCAAGTATGCATCAGTCCCTGCACATTTCAACAATACACATTAATCAAAACTGAATCTGTCTTATGAATGCTGATTGAGATATTTCAGGTTAAGAGACTTTTATGTCTATTGATCTGAAAATATGAAACGGAAGAAGAAGTAGTTGACTCACCATATCCTTCCATGGATATGATCTGCAAATCTCCACCGAAATATCGAGCATACAAGCGACTAATTGGAAGACCATAACCATATCCAGCCATAGTCACGGGAACATCAGCTATTCCTAAATCGACATCCTCCTCAAGCGGGTTTCTTGCAGTGCTGTAAAGATAGGTGAATATTCTGGGAAGACCGCTTCTTGCTATACCTCCACCTTCATCTGAGACCTGTTATATTAACTCACAACAATGATTGGATCAAACCGATGCAACAAAGAACGAAATGGCTagcaaaaaggagaaaaaaagtGCAGGGTAACCAACCTTTATAGTAACATCTTCGATTCCATCAGCAACTATAATGCGGATTGGTGGTGCAACTCTATCAGAGTCAACAAATCGCTCTTGGACAGCACGTAGAGAGTTCTTGACTAGCTCATACATCATAAGATGCAAATGCGTTGGAACATACCTACAGgagtagaagaaaaagatattgGTAACCACATGAGAACAAAAGCTACAAACTGAatctaagaaataaaaaatgcaGTCAACTTGAAACTCACGGAAAGGTGAAACTGGGATCGccatatatgtttatttccGGTGCAGAACCGTACTCTCGGAAACAAATTGACCGAGCATCTTCACTTGCATTCCTTGCTACCTCCATAGGAGACATCTTTGTGTGTATATAACCCACTGTATGAAGCGGTGGATTTGGATTATGCAACTCAACGTGCTGCCCTGAGAATTCCATAGTAACCACAACAAGTATTAACACAACAACATcagcaaacaaaaacttttcaGTCAGggaaaagagattgaaaaaaaaatagaaacaagtCTTACCAATAAGCATCCGGATCCCGATTCGCGACAAGTAGAAACGATCAAGAAACTGATGAATCTCATCAAGATTTCCAGAATTCATTCCTTTCTTGAGCTGATTAACACCCAAAGCCATCATGGGAACCACATTGTTATGCCTTACTTTGACAGCCTTAATCATCTGAGTGAAATCTTTCTCGTCACCCGAATCCTTAATCTCAGGAAATGCTCTCATGTCCCTGAAAGATTCCAAATACCAATCCCGCACCTACAATACAACATGAAAATGAGACAACGTTTCAACATAACACATCATCCACAAAAATGCCAAAATCTGTTTTCGTTCCAAACAATCTTCTAAGCATTCAATTTCACTGTAGCATTAGCTTTAAAAGCCTTTGAATTAAAAGAAGCTTGAAATAATAATCTCACACCAACTTTACATTAAATCtacaatatccaaaaaaatctaataagaACCAACAACACTTAGACAATCAACCAACACAAATATCAATTCAAAGTTCCGCAAAATCACAAATTCGAATTctagaaacaacaaaattcgaAACTCCCAGAAAGAGTACCTTCAAAACGGCAGGTTTATCAGAGAGACCATAAGGAAGCGTCTGGAGTTCGATCGCTCTCCTGGCGACGCGAATCGGAAGCTCCTTATGCAAAAACTGAGCAGAAATCAAAAGATTCCTCTCAGTAGGTTTGGAACCAAACTCCATCATGTATCTAAGGCTAACACCGGTTTGCTTCATGCAACCCCATTTGTGAACATCTTCGATCAAACTCTTCGGGAACATTTCGCAGGCTTTCTTCACTGCCATAAGCGTctaagagagagaaatgattAGAAACCCTAACGTCGCCCGCCTCCGTCGTTCTCCACCGTTATTATCATCGACTGGACGAAAGAAGTGCGAAGATGATTGGTGGACAtccagaaacagagaagaagaggattgGCTTTGGCTTATGGCAATCAACATGTGCTGCTAATatcgttgttttttttgttttggccgCTAATTTTCTTGGATTAGGATTTTTACTCTTTCTggatgaatatttttttagtatttaccTGATTTGgtaaaaagtttctttttgttgtgttaaagAATAACcgtatatttattttattttatgtaagaaaaaataataatatgtaaaaatcaaaataatgttaaactgttcaaatAAACATCTCACtagtttgcttcttttttttccacaatCTCATTAATTTGCTTAGAATTCTAAATTCAAACGATATGATTGAGAAAAAGATGTGcatcaaaatatctaaaacttTAAACAAGATCTCTTCCTTATCCACAATTTCCACATGGCTGAAGTTCTAAATCCAACATATAAAAACAGTATATAGTTCGATCCATATACATAGATAAATGTCCAAAAGGCTATCGACCCgttcttttgatatttggcCCTAAAGCCCAATAAGCCATAACATAagcttttattattttaaaaaaaaatgcacaaaaccaaaatcgtAAATTGTATAGTCTAATATTTTGTGTACCTAGCTAAAGTTAAAATTGTTAAGAGTTAGAGGAATGTTTATTCTTCTCCGAATTGTTAATGactagtaataaaaaaaaaactaattttatttgcagaaatttagaaggaaaaataaattatgatttgtaattttattttttaatttgtaaaaattatgTTGTAACATTTTTcgttatattaatatatgaaaatataattagttcATCCCATGTAATCCGCAGTTTTGTAGGCAACAAAGTCTTGGGCCAAACTTATAAGCATGCCTCGATGTAGATTGTAGAGGAGTCGCAATTTGAAGTTTCGACatatgttttgtatattttggaACAACATAAAGAGATTGTGTTTGACTTCAATATCTTACCGACTTCCCCGAATCTCAATGGCTTGCTTTTTCTGAAGCGACGACATCTAATATGTCATTGaccttaatttattttattcatattttgttacttCTCCTTCTGCATCATGAGTTTATCTTCGACTTGTTCACTCtattttctgttgtttttcCTCCTCGGTACGAGGTTTTGTTGGCCGATATTCAAATTAAGTTTGGTATCTAATACATCATCTGAGTTCCACATTAACGAACAATGTTCTACATAAATTCGGTCCTTAAATAAAAAACCACTAAATTAAACTACACTATATAATTTGGTGCTTAGTTATATTTAGTTACGATTAAtgaacacatatatatacaaacacaaTTTCGTTGTCCTTACGGTATTAAATATGGGCAGTGCTTAGGACCAACTTAGTCATTTCTGTAAATTTGGTTTCGACTTCGACTACAAAATGTTTACCATCTCATCTCACAATTATTTTATGATATGTATTTTCAGAATAAAAGTGGGTTCTCACTGCAGTTTTACATTTCTGCGTTAAATACTCTTGTTTGACAAATACCTTGATGGCTCTATAACTACTTGATGGAAAACGtacattaatatttatattaatcaaAGAAATGGAGTATTTGACTTCACATCAAACAATAGAAAATTAACTACCAAGTAACTATGACCTAGAAACTTGTAGAAAACTTCTATTCAACCATCATGTCCATAACTTATTATAATCATCGTGAAATAGAGTTAAAGAGATTTAGTTAGACTAGCCACTGACTTATGaacaattaattaatgttaaagtatgtttatttttatggGCTTAATTTGGACCAAAGCTTCCGTTGTTGACTTGTCAATAAAGAATGAGAAGAGACTACAAAACGCACGAGTGGATTGTGGTTAACTCGTATAGCTCTTTGACTTCTTGACCGGTGGACACGTCAAATTAATAATACTTTACTCATAAAATGGACAATGTTAATCAAATCGAGTTACAAGTCAAAATCTATCAAACAATCTTTTAGATCTGATATGGATAAACAACATGCCTAAATAGGTTCAAACCGGATGGGTATTGTCGATCCTCAGTTATCTCCCACATGAGCGTCTATATGTATAGTAAACAGAG from Arabidopsis thaliana chromosome 3, partial sequence includes these protein-coding regions:
- a CDS encoding DEAD box RNA helicase family protein (DEAD box RNA helicase family protein; FUNCTIONS IN: helicase activity, nucleic acid binding, ATP binding, ATP-dependent helicase activity; INVOLVED IN: biological_process unknown; LOCATED IN: vacuole; EXPRESSED IN: 24 plant structures; EXPRESSED DURING: 15 growth stages; CONTAINS InterPro DOMAIN/s: DNA/RNA helicase, DEAD/DEAH box type, N-terminal (InterPro:IPR011545), RNA helicase, ATP-dependent, DEAD-box, conserved site (InterPro:IPR000629), RNA helicase, DEAD-box type, Q motif (InterPro:IPR014014), WW/Rsp5/WWP (InterPro:IPR001202), DEAD-like helicase, N-terminal (InterPro:IPR014001), DNA/RNA helicase, C-terminal (InterPro:IPR001650), Helicase, superfamily 1/2, ATP-binding domain (InterPro:IPR014021); BEST Arabidopsis thaliana protein match is: DEAD box RNA helicase 1 (TAIR:AT3G01540.4); Has 132761 Blast hits to 82344 proteins in 3707 species: Archae - 865; Bacteria - 47475; Metazoa - 37917; Fungi - 12444; Plants - 11781; Viruses - 886; Other Eukaryotes - 21393 (source: NCBI BLink).), which gives rise to MATTEDTPASAGPRYAPEDPTLPQPWKGLIDGSTGILYYWNPETNVTQYERPSAPPPHSATTPKLAQIPVPSSGQGHQAQHEQAKPVGHVSQQHGFQQQPQQFPSQHVRPQMMQQHPAQQMPQQSGQQFPQQQSQSMVPHPHGHPSVQTYQPTTQQQQQGMQNQHSQMPQQLSHQYAHSQQHYMGFRPHMQTQGLQNSHQTPQGGPHGQQFPSQQEYNSLAPKREGDEFHGGKKTGFSQPHLPNSERSPSQNTHFEANAASQKTNANLAMAQKCNGPQANAAVTQFQQPGANLIHQQLGPRAPNQMDQTMLHQKSHVSPFQSNNTYENNLQSRPGNDSYVNMRMEVPVRGAQPLHPAAMPKDIRISGGPPTNADPAMGQTGHGTYGHAGPAFPNKSLVRPHFVTSPDVPHLSPVEIYRKQHEVTTTGENIPAPYITFESSGLPPEILRELLSAGFPSPTPIQAQTWPIALQSRDIVAIAKTGSGKTLGYLIPAFILLRHCRNDSRNGPTVLILAPTRELATQIQDEALRFGRSSRISCTCLYGGAPKGPQLKELERGADIVVATPGRLNDILEMKMIDFQQVSLLVLDEADRMLDMGFEPQIRKIVNEIPPRRQTLMYTATWPKEVRKIASDLLVNPVQVNIGRVDELAANKAITQYVEVVPQMEKERRLEQILRSQERGSKVIIFCSTKRLCDHLARSVGRHFGAVVIHGDKTQGERDWVLNQFRSGKSCVLIATDVAARGLDIKDIRVVINYDFPTGVEDYVHRIGRTGRAGATGVAFTFFTEQDWKYAPDLIKVLEGANQQVPPQVRDIAMRGGGGGGPGYSQDRRGMVNRFDSGGGGTRWDSGGGFGGRGGGFSGREGGFGGREGGFGGREGGFGGRGGRFGMRDDSFGRGGNRGRGFTGPDAGHMNVGGRGGFGRFGNNNNMESRGFGRGSGRGFGRGVGRFDNRRGRSRSRSPDLVRPRRRSSSYSRSRSRSGSYSRSRSRSRSWSRSRSRSPRHSRDRGGHNRSRSYSRSPSPVYERRDRAPRVSGFDIKPPVESVVNLDMNAAAAIENVVPTSLSERQGNGVVESEVEAALVRPVVDEEP
- a CDS encoding DEAD box RNA helicase family protein — protein: MATTEDTPASAGPRYAPEDPTLPQPWKGLIDGSTGILYYWNPETNVTQYERPSAPPPHSATTPKLAQIPVPSSGQGHQAQHEQAKPVGHVSQQHGFQQQPQQFPSQHVRPQMMQQHPAQQMPQQSGQQFPQQQSQSMVPHPHGHPSVQTYQPTTQQQQQGMQNQHSQMPQQLSHQYAHSQQHYMGFRPHMQTQGLQNSHQTPQGGPHGQQFPSQQEYNSLAPKREGDEFHGGKKTGFSQPHLPNSERSPSQNTHFEANAASQKTNANLAMAQKCNGPQANAAVTQFQQPGANLIHQQLGPRAPNQMDQTMLHQKSHVSPFQSNNTYENNLQSRPGNDSYVNMRMEVPVRGAQPLHPAAMPKDIRISGGPPTNADPAMGQTGHGTYGHAGPAFPNKSLVRPHFVTSPDVPHLSPVEIYRKQHEVTTTGENIPAPYITFESSGLPPEILRELLSAGFPSPTPIQAQTWPIALQSRDIVAIAKTGSGKTLGYLIPAFILLRHCRNDSRNGPTVLILAPTRELATQIQDEALRFGRSSRISCTCLYGGAPKGPQLKELERGADIVVATPGRLNDILEMKMIDFQQVSLLVLDEADRMLDMGFEPQIRKIVNEIPPRRQTLMYTATWPKEVRKIASDLLVNPVQVNIGRVDELAANKAITQYVEVVPQMEKERRLEQILRSQERGSKVIIFCSTKRLCDHLARSVGRHFGAVVIHGDKTQGERDWVLNQFRSGKSCVLIATDVAARGLDIKDIRFVVIIPGIYLFACLLSRLLTFVRVYTTSEL
- the PDK gene encoding pyruvate dehydrogenase kinase (pyruvate dehydrogenase kinase (PDK); FUNCTIONS IN: ATP binding, pyruvate dehydrogenase (acetyl-transferring) kinase activity, histidine phosphotransfer kinase activity; INVOLVED IN: signal transduction, peptidyl-histidine phosphorylation, phosphorylation; LOCATED IN: mitochondrion; EXPRESSED IN: 24 plant structures; EXPRESSED DURING: 15 growth stages; CONTAINS InterPro DOMAIN/s: Signal transduction histidine kinase, core (InterPro:IPR005467), Branched-chain alpha-ketoacid dehydrogenase kinase/Pyruvate dehydrogenase kinase, mitochondrial (InterPro:IPR018955), ATPase-like, ATP-binding domain (InterPro:IPR003594), Signal transduction histidine kinase-related protein, C-terminal (InterPro:IPR004358); Has 1925 Blast hits to 1799 proteins in 531 species: Archae - 0; Bacteria - 712; Metazoa - 467; Fungi - 468; Plants - 102; Viruses - 0; Other Eukaryotes - 176 (source: NCBI BLink).), with protein sequence MAVKKACEMFPKSLIEDVHKWGCMKQTGVSLRYMMEFGSKPTERNLLISAQFLHKELPIRVARRAIELQTLPYGLSDKPAVLKVRDWYLESFRDMRAFPEIKDSGDEKDFTQMIKAVKVRHNNVVPMMALGVNQLKKGMNSGNLDEIHQFLDRFYLSRIGIRMLIGQHVELHNPNPPLHTVGYIHTKMSPMEVARNASEDARSICFREYGSAPEINIYGDPSFTFPYVPTHLHLMMYELVKNSLRAVQERFVDSDRVAPPIRIIVADGIEDVTIKVSDEGGGIARSGLPRIFTYLYSTARNPLEEDVDLGIADVPVTMAGYGYGLPISRLYARYFGGDLQIISMEGYGTDAYLHLSRLGDSQEPLP